DNA from Pseudomonas putida:
CGAGCGCCAGGCCCAGCTCGAACATGTAGAGGCCACGCCATTCGGCGATCTGCAACAGGTCTTCGGAAAACACCCGGGCCAGCGGCACCGCCAGTTGCGAGGCGCCCAGGCCCAGCACCATGGCCTTGAGCCGCCACTGCGCGGGGAAGGCCTGGATCATGTAGTAAAGCCCCAAGGAACTGAGCGCCGCGCCGACCATGCCGTGGGCGGCGCGGACCGCGATGGCCGAGTTGAGGTCGTTGACGAACAGGTGGGCGAAGGTGACCAGGGCGTAGAGCACCAGGAAGACCTCGGTGAACGCGCGCAGGCCGAACTGCTGACGAAACTTCACCAGCAGCAGGTTCATCGAGACGTTGGTCATCACGAACGCGGCGGGCAGCCAGGCCATCTCTGCGCTGGTCGCGCCCAGGGCGCCCTGCAGGAAGGACAGGTTGGCGGTGACCAGCGCATTGCCCAGGCCGCCGGTGATCGCCACCAAAAGGCCCACCGCGCCATAGGCCAGGCGTTTGCCGGGGGCGTGCAGGGGCGTGGAGGGCGAGCCAGGCAGACTGGGCTTTTCGTGGGGGAGCCATTGGCGTGGCGCGTATTTGTCCATTGGTGATGCAGCCCTTGGTCGCGTGGAAAAACTCTACGCGACTGGTGGTGGGAATGAAAATACCGTGCCGAGCCTTTGGGAGCGCTTCACACCCCAGAATCCAGGCCACCCCACACATTCGGGGTATGTTCCCGCTCAGCGATTGTCCCGATAGTACGTCCACCGGCTCATCCCGAGCAGTCACACGATGGAGTTGCTATGGGCAAGGCACTGAAGGTGATTGGCAGTCTGTTGCTGGCGTCCGCCGCCACGGTCACAGTGGCGGCGCAAGAGGACACCAGCAACACGCTGCGGTTGTACAACTGGACCGACTACATCGGTGAAACCACCCTGGCCGATTTCGAAAAGGCCACGGGCATCAAGGTGATCTACGACACCTTCGATGGCTACGAGACCGTGCAGACCAAGCTGCTGACCGGCCGCTCCGGCTACGATCTGGTCATGCTCAACGCGTCCTTGGTGCCGCCGCTGATCCAGGCCGGGGTGTTCCAACCCCTGGACAAGCGCCAGTTGCCCAGTTGGCACAACCTCGACGCCAAGGTGGTCAACGAGCTGCAAAGCTACGACCCAGGCTTGAAGTTCTCGGCGCCCTACACCTGGGGCAACTCCGGGGTGACCTACAACGTCGAGAAGATCAAGGCACGCATGCCCGATGCCCCGATCGGCTCGCTGGCCATGCTGTTCGACCCCAAGATCGTTTCGCGTTTCGCCGACTGCGGCGTCACCTTGATGGACGCGCCCAGCGAAGTCATTCCCCTGGCCTTGCAATACCTGGGCAAGGACCCGCACAGCGCCGCACCCGCTGACCTGAAGGCCGCCGAAAAGCTGCTGATGGGCATCCGACCCTACATCAAGAAGTTCGATTCGGTGAACTACCTCACCAGCCTGCCCAACGGGGACGTGTGCATGGCCCTGACCTGGTCCGGTGACTACGCCACCGCGCAGGCCCGCGCCGAGGAGGCGAAAAAGAACATCACCCTGGACTTCTTCATACCCAAGGAAGGCTCGCTGATCTGGTTCGACAACCTCTACCTGCCCAAGGACGCGCCCCACGTGGCCAATGCGCACCGTTTCATCGAGTTCCTGCTGCAGCCGCAGACCATGGCCAAGGTGACCAACTATATCCACTACGCCAACAGCAACGGTGCCGCCACGGCCCTGGTGCAGGCCGACATCCGTGACAACCCGGCGATCTACCCCGACGACGACACCCGTGGTCGTCTGTTCGCCCAGAAGACCCAGGCCCCACGGGACATGCGCGCCATCACCCGCGTGTGGAGCACGGTCAAGACCGGTTACTGAGTTCTCTTTCTTCGTTTTCTGCCAAGGAACTGCCTTATGGCCATGCCCAGCAAAGCTTTCGCTTCGACACCTGCCCAGGACGCATTGGTGGAGGCCGACAAGGCCCACTACATGCACGGCTACCACATGTTCGACGAGCACCGGGAACAAGGTGCGTTGAACATCGTGGCCGGGGAGGGCGCGTACATCCGCGACACCGAGGGCAATCGCTTCCTCGATGCCGTAGGCGGCATGTGGTGCACCAACATTGGCCTGGGCCGCGAGGAAATGGCCCTGGCCATCGCCGACCAGGTGCGCAAACTGGCCTATTCCAACCCGTTCTCCGACATGGCCAACGATGTGGCCATCGAGCTGTGCCAGAAGCTCGCAGAACTGGCCCCCGGTGACTTGAACCACGTGTTCCTCACCACAGGCGGCTCGACGGCGGTGGACACCGCCTACCGGTTGATCCAGTACTACCAGAACTGCCGCGGCAAGCCGAACAAGAAGCACATCATCGCCCGCTACAACGCCTACCACGGCTCCACCACCCTGACCATGTCCATCGGCAACAAGGCCGCCGACCGGGTGCCGGAGTTCGATTACGCGCACCCGTTGATTCACCACGTCTCCAACCCCAACCCGTACCGTGCCCCGGATGACATGGACGAAGCCGAGTTCCTCGACTTCCTGGTGGCCGAGTTCGAGGACAAGATCCTCTCGCTGGGCCCGGACAACGTCGCGGCCTTCTTCGCCGAGCCGGTCATGGGCTCGGGCGGGGTGATCATTGCGCCCAAGGGTTATCTGCAGCGCATGTGGCAGCTGTGCCAGACCTACGACATCCTGTTCGTCGCCGACGAAGTGGTGACTTCGTTCGGTCGCCTGGGCACCTTCTTTGCCAGCGAGCAGCTGTTCGACGTGCAACCGGACATCATCACCACCGCCAAGGGCCTGACCTCGGCCTACCTGCCGCTGGGGGCGTGCATCTTCTCCGAGCGCATCTGGCAGGTGATCGCCGAGCCAGGCAAAGGCCGCTGCTTCACCCACGGCTTCACCTATAGCGGCCACCCGGTGTGCTGCACCGCGGCCCTGAAGAACATCGAGATCATCGAGCGGGAGAACCTGCTGGCACACGTTAACGAGGTGGGCGGCTACCTGGAGCAGCGCCTGGCCACCCTGCGCGACCTGCCGCTGGTGGGTGATGTGCGCTGCCTGAAGCTGATGGCGTGTGTCGAGTTCGTCGCCGACAAAGCCAGCAAGGCGCTGTTCGACGACGCGGTGAACATCGGCGAGCGCATCCACCGCAAAGCCCAGGCCAAAGGGCTGCTGGTGCGGCCGATCATGC
Protein-coding regions in this window:
- a CDS encoding aminotransferase; amino-acid sequence: MAMPSKAFASTPAQDALVEADKAHYMHGYHMFDEHREQGALNIVAGEGAYIRDTEGNRFLDAVGGMWCTNIGLGREEMALAIADQVRKLAYSNPFSDMANDVAIELCQKLAELAPGDLNHVFLTTGGSTAVDTAYRLIQYYQNCRGKPNKKHIIARYNAYHGSTTLTMSIGNKAADRVPEFDYAHPLIHHVSNPNPYRAPDDMDEAEFLDFLVAEFEDKILSLGPDNVAAFFAEPVMGSGGVIIAPKGYLQRMWQLCQTYDILFVADEVVTSFGRLGTFFASEQLFDVQPDIITTAKGLTSAYLPLGACIFSERIWQVIAEPGKGRCFTHGFTYSGHPVCCTAALKNIEIIERENLLAHVNEVGGYLEQRLATLRDLPLVGDVRCLKLMACVEFVADKASKALFDDAVNIGERIHRKAQAKGLLVRPIMHLNVMSPPLVITHAQVDEIVEILRQCILDTAQELRSEGLYHGQ
- a CDS encoding polyamine ABC transporter substrate-binding protein, which gives rise to MGKALKVIGSLLLASAATVTVAAQEDTSNTLRLYNWTDYIGETTLADFEKATGIKVIYDTFDGYETVQTKLLTGRSGYDLVMLNASLVPPLIQAGVFQPLDKRQLPSWHNLDAKVVNELQSYDPGLKFSAPYTWGNSGVTYNVEKIKARMPDAPIGSLAMLFDPKIVSRFADCGVTLMDAPSEVIPLALQYLGKDPHSAAPADLKAAEKLLMGIRPYIKKFDSVNYLTSLPNGDVCMALTWSGDYATAQARAEEAKKNITLDFFIPKEGSLIWFDNLYLPKDAPHVANAHRFIEFLLQPQTMAKVTNYIHYANSNGAATALVQADIRDNPAIYPDDDTRGRLFAQKTQAPRDMRAITRVWSTVKTGY